The Candidatus Obscuribacter sp. genome has a segment encoding these proteins:
- a CDS encoding carbohydrate kinase, with product MTDVLCLGEILVDWVCTTVGAELDSAQQFTKAAGGAPANTAVGLARQGVATGFIGRTSDDAFGRWLRSLLEEEGINVEASVLDPSAQTRMAYVVTTSSGDRKLAEFSRIACADSKLQPNDLKQHLFASASVLHFGSISLIESPAQESTKKAVEMARANKMLVSYDPNVRISLWPSKETCRKTILNTLSWADVVKINEDELEFLTGSRDTSAAEKLREEHNVPLLIITLDSRGAYFVTKHGGKQVPGFQVELVEATGAGDGFNSGVIAGLLPLIKGKADKREALLALEQTKLFEIIQAANAIGAITCTKAGAIPALPHRDEIDAFMAKMAVKS from the coding sequence ATGACCGATGTACTTTGTCTTGGTGAAATCCTTGTGGATTGGGTCTGCACAACGGTCGGAGCTGAGCTTGATAGCGCTCAGCAATTTACCAAGGCAGCTGGCGGCGCTCCTGCTAATACAGCAGTAGGGCTTGCTCGTCAGGGTGTAGCAACTGGATTTATTGGACGTACATCGGATGATGCTTTTGGTCGCTGGTTGCGCTCTTTGCTCGAAGAAGAAGGTATCAACGTGGAAGCCAGCGTGCTTGATCCCAGTGCTCAAACCCGCATGGCATATGTAGTCACTACTTCTTCTGGTGACCGCAAGTTGGCAGAGTTTAGCCGTATTGCTTGCGCTGATAGCAAGTTACAGCCTAATGACTTAAAACAACATCTGTTTGCTTCTGCTTCTGTTTTGCACTTTGGTTCTATTTCGCTCATCGAGAGCCCCGCTCAAGAGTCCACCAAAAAAGCGGTGGAAATGGCTCGTGCTAACAAAATGCTTGTCTCTTATGACCCTAATGTGCGCATCAGTCTCTGGCCCTCCAAAGAAACCTGCCGCAAAACCATCCTCAATACCCTTTCTTGGGCTGATGTGGTCAAAATTAACGAAGACGAATTGGAATTTTTGACAGGCTCAAGAGATACATCAGCTGCCGAAAAATTGAGAGAAGAGCACAATGTGCCACTCTTGATTATTACTCTGGACAGCCGTGGGGCCTACTTTGTTACCAAGCATGGCGGTAAACAAGTGCCTGGATTCCAAGTGGAATTAGTGGAAGCAACTGGCGCTGGTGATGGCTTTAACAGTGGTGTTATCGCTGGTCTTTTGCCTTTGATTAAAGGCAAAGCTGATAAGCGGGAAGCCCTACTTGCTCTGGAGCAAACCAAACTCTTTGAAATCATCCAGGCAGCAAACGCTATCGGGGCAATTACCTGCACCAAAGCTGGTGCAATCCCAGCCCTGCCTCACCGCGATGAAATCGATGCCTTTATGGCTAAGATGGCTGTAAAGAGCTAA